From Nostoc flagelliforme CCNUN1, a single genomic window includes:
- a CDS encoding recombinase family protein, translated as MVIYAYLRVSSDRQDLHNQRHGILEYANIHALSPIQFIEDTVSGREKWSERGVGQLLTQTALESDVVIFSEVSRMARSTLQVLEMLECCVRRGINVHIVKLGMVLDDSMQSRITATVLGLAAEIERELIVLRTTEALAKRKAEGKTLGRPKGRQSAHLKLDTREAEIRSYLAKGMSKRSIAKLVDCSPSTLYDWLSRKHLHSRHDKLVEKS; from the coding sequence ATGGTTATTTATGCTTATTTAAGAGTCTCCAGCGATCGCCAAGACCTACACAACCAACGACATGGCATTTTGGAGTATGCCAACATACACGCTTTGAGTCCCATCCAGTTTATTGAAGACACAGTTTCTGGACGAGAGAAATGGTCGGAGCGAGGTGTAGGACAACTACTGACTCAAACTGCCCTTGAATCCGATGTAGTAATTTTCTCAGAAGTCAGTCGGATGGCACGCTCTACTCTACAAGTATTAGAAATGCTAGAGTGCTGCGTGCGCCGAGGAATTAACGTCCATATCGTAAAACTTGGTATGGTGCTAGATGATTCAATGCAAAGCCGAATCACAGCAACAGTTTTGGGCTTGGCAGCAGAAATCGAACGGGAATTGATTGTACTCAGAACAACCGAAGCATTAGCCAAACGAAAAGCTGAAGGAAAAACCTTAGGACGACCCAAAGGACGACAATCCGCACATTTAAAACTGGACACAAGGGAAGCAGAAATTCGCAGTTATTTAGCCAAAGGAATGAGCAAACGGTCAATTGCCAAACTAGTCGATTGTTCACCTTCCACCCTTTATGATTGGTTGTCACGTAAACATCTCCACTCACGCCACGACAAATTGGTGGAGAAATCATAA
- a CDS encoding ParA family protein — protein MHTVSSISLAGGQGKTTVVLFVARLLAFQGHTVLLVDADPQSSLTTFLGHTVEPDSPTLLEVLKKQVNTEDGIYKTQYDNLFLIPSDDALDNVQDYLASSGTGAFTLKKRLASVAKLFDYCIVDAPPQRSQICLTVIGASDALMIPIETSVKGLQSLIRTLELITELRDDQEAFNGEILGVIPFRDRWVGLRRTTESESNIESMKQISTQWLESDLVLPSIRESEKFKQAINKGLTLHQMNQDDLAYPIEVIVEKIKRLK, from the coding sequence ATGCACACTGTCAGCTCTATATCTTTGGCTGGGGGCCAGGGAAAAACTACAGTAGTCTTGTTCGTAGCAAGATTACTAGCTTTTCAAGGACACACTGTTTTGCTTGTTGATGCTGATCCTCAAAGTAGCTTAACGACTTTCCTGGGGCATACAGTAGAGCCAGACAGTCCAACACTCCTAGAAGTCTTAAAAAAACAGGTTAATACAGAAGACGGAATTTACAAGACACAATACGACAATTTGTTTTTAATTCCTTCTGATGACGCACTCGATAACGTACAAGACTATCTTGCTAGTAGTGGAACAGGTGCTTTTACGCTCAAAAAACGCCTAGCTTCAGTCGCTAAACTATTTGACTATTGTATTGTTGACGCTCCTCCGCAGCGATCGCAAATTTGTTTGACAGTGATTGGTGCAAGCGACGCTTTAATGATTCCAATTGAAACTTCTGTTAAAGGCTTACAGTCTCTAATACGTACACTAGAGCTAATTACTGAGCTTCGGGATGATCAGGAAGCATTTAATGGTGAAATTCTCGGTGTAATCCCTTTTCGTGATCGATGGGTAGGCTTACGTCGCACAACAGAAAGCGAAAGTAATATTGAGTCAATGAAACAGATAAGTACCCAATGGTTAGAGTCTGATCTGGTACTGCCATCGATTCGAGAGTCAGAAAAGTTTAAACAAGCCATTAATAAAGGGCTGACTTTGCATCAGATGAACCAGGATGACTTAGCATATCCAATTGAAGTAATAGTCGAAAAAATTAAAAGGTTAAAATAA
- a CDS encoding helix-turn-helix domain-containing protein: MLRVECDRWNESASKLREEALKANHARTRERLMALYEICNGKSATKVGRETGRNPQTVMEWVHRYNLSGIKALLYQRTGGHPPFFPQK, encoded by the coding sequence ATGCTCAGAGTAGAATGCGATCGCTGGAATGAAAGTGCCTCAAAATTGAGAGAAGAAGCATTAAAAGCGAATCATGCTCGTACTCGCGAGCGTTTAATGGCACTGTACGAAATATGTAACGGAAAAAGTGCGACAAAGGTAGGCAGAGAAACAGGGCGTAACCCTCAGACAGTAATGGAGTGGGTACATCGTTACAATCTCTCAGGTATAAAAGCACTGTTATATCAGCGTACAGGTGGTCATCCCCCTTTTTTCCCTCAGAAGTAA
- a CDS encoding IS630 family transposase: protein MGTSLQSLRYKSTVISAYRWSSPFFPSEVKSAIDSEIRQALEFAATPPQQRQQTITQKPRWTLKRLAAWIDKQFNLKCCRESIRKTLKNLGFSWKKARKLLNKANSKKRREFLEKLKGLLDDALHNGHLLIFIDEAHIHLDSDEGYGWSVKGERFWVSSNSPGRAKVSFYGIYVYNYAKVKIFPYLKADQFNTIDVLKHLRTEFPDQEVTLIWDGAPYHRAQLVNEALQVLQINLQPLPSYSPDFMPVEHLWQWLREDVTYHTCYQSAAELIERVHLFEQDIHSNPFEISDRLWVKNHLDPDEEKLRVST, encoded by the coding sequence GTGGGTACATCGTTACAATCTCTCAGGTATAAAAGCACTGTTATATCAGCGTACAGGTGGTCATCCCCCTTTTTTCCCTCAGAAGTAAAGTCAGCAATTGATTCTGAGATTCGTCAAGCTCTTGAGTTTGCAGCAACACCACCCCAACAAAGACAACAGACAATAACGCAAAAGCCTCGTTGGACATTGAAGCGTTTAGCGGCTTGGATTGACAAACAGTTCAATCTCAAATGTTGCCGAGAGTCAATACGTAAGACTCTCAAGAACTTAGGGTTTTCGTGGAAAAAAGCACGTAAACTTTTAAATAAAGCTAACAGTAAAAAACGTAGAGAGTTTCTAGAAAAACTCAAGGGTTTGCTTGATGATGCTCTCCATAATGGTCATTTGCTAATTTTTATCGACGAGGCACATATTCATCTTGATAGCGATGAAGGCTATGGTTGGTCAGTTAAAGGTGAGCGTTTTTGGGTCAGTTCCAACTCTCCAGGAAGAGCCAAGGTTTCCTTTTATGGGATCTATGTTTATAACTATGCCAAAGTCAAAATTTTTCCTTACCTGAAAGCTGACCAATTCAATACGATTGATGTTTTAAAGCATCTAAGAACTGAATTTCCAGACCAAGAGGTCACTTTAATTTGGGATGGTGCTCCCTATCATCGTGCACAATTGGTAAACGAAGCATTGCAAGTCTTACAAATAAACTTGCAACCCTTACCTAGTTACAGTCCTGATTTTATGCCTGTCGAACACCTGTGGCAGTGGTTGCGTGAAGATGTTACTTATCACACGTGCTATCAATCTGCTGCTGAACTGATTGAACGTGTTCATTTATTTGAACAAGACATTCATTCTAACCCCTTTGAAATTAGCGATCGCCTATGGGTAAAAAATCACCTTGACCCTGACGAGGAAAAACTACGGGTTTCAACGTAG